In Zingiber officinale cultivar Zhangliang chromosome 3B, Zo_v1.1, whole genome shotgun sequence, a single window of DNA contains:
- the LOC122055893 gene encoding uncharacterized protein LOC122055893 encodes MESLSGSAALSGKINPCLTCRHSSSALVKLPAFGSCCSGVRRKEASLMLSSPSQRRIRLGRAFALEASGGSVEENGALLNGLNFSIDDGPLLLESELPNGGYQSFTSKELETGTPATFENDGLFRSPILGGVLTATSTHNLPQPSLDVRNLMEQARFGQLCTIMSHMHHHRIGYPTGSLVDFIVDSLGHPVFSLSPLAMHTRNLLEDSRCSLLVQIPGWSSLSNARVTIFGDVFPLEADQQEWARQQFAAKHLQWASQQWSNFYYYRMQNISDIYFIGGFGTVAWVDVKEYETMKPDKIAAESGEQNLKELNAMFSKKLKDILSTKVEIDDAAFISVDSKGTDVRVRQGAQFSIRRISFEAEREIQTLDDAKAALVMIIKRHRKSKSSTE; translated from the exons ATGGAATCTCTCTCCGGCTCGGCTGCCCTCTCCGGGAAGATTAATCCCTGCCTCACTTGCAGGCACTCTAGTTCGGCCCTCGTCAAACTCCCAGCCTTTGGATCCTGTTGCAGCGGAGTGCGCCGAAAGGAAGCGTCTTTGATGCTTTCGAGTCCTTCGCAGCGTAGAATAAGACTAGGCAGGGCCTTTGCACTTGAAGCCTCCGGAGGAAGCGTGGAGGAAAACGGGGCTCTGTTGAACGGGTTGAATTTCTCGATCGACGATGGACCATTATTGCTGGAG AGCGAGTTACCAAATGGTGGTTACCAGAGTTTCACGAGCAAAGAGCTGGAGACGGGAACACCTGCTACATTTGAGAATGATGGACTCTTCAGGTCACCAATTTTAGGTGGTGTACTAACTGCAACTTCCACCCATAATTTACCTCAGCCTTCTTTGGATGTCCGTAACCTAATGGAGCAG GCCAGGTTTGGTCAGCTATGCACTATAATGTCACATATGCATCATCATCGTATAGGTTATCCTACTGGTTCATTGGTTGATTTTATTGTCGATTCACTTGGGC ATCCAGTTTTTTCACTCTCTCCTCTAGCTATGCACACAAGGAATCTCCTGGAGGATTCAAGATGCTCTCTGCTTGTACAG ATACCGGGATGGAGTTCACTATCAAATGCCCGTGTTACAATATTTGGTGATGTGTTTCCACTTGAAGCCGATCAACAG GAATGGGCTCGCCAACAATTTGCTGCAAAACACCTACAATGGGCATCCCAGCAATGGAGCAACTTCTACTATTACAGGATGCAAAACATTAG TGACATATATTTTATTGGAGGATTTGGAACTGTTGCGTGGGTGGATGTGAAGGAATATGAGACCATGAAACCCGATAAGATTGCTGCTGAGAGTGGAGAACAAAATTTGAAG GAACTTAATGCAATGTTTTCGAAGAAACTTAAAGATATCTTATCAACAAAAGTTGAGATAGATGATGCTGCCTTCATATCTGTAGATAGTAAAGGCACTGATGTTCGGGTTCGACAAGGCGCACAG TTTAGCATTCGAAGGATATCCTTCGAGGCTGAACGTGAAATTCAAACTCTGGATGATGCAAAAGCTGCTCTTGTAATGATAATAAAAAGGCATCGCAAGTCGAAATCCTCAACCGAATAA